The Apium graveolens cultivar Ventura chromosome 3, ASM990537v1, whole genome shotgun sequence sequence ttaacacgctatcttatatgttagctacgcacataagacgaataagcacaaccaatactaggatatcaatcaatcaccatacaccaagatatcaaaataattaactattgaaatccataagtaaatccgctagaatcccatgataacgattagtccataattgaactcatcgtcaccatgggttccaatgaaagtatggtataaaacagggtcttaataaactgaataataattaaagtacgaataaatgagatctaggttcaacaagaatgaaaacgagcatccaaagttacaactaattcaaagaatcacaagttgaaaacaagatctttttcggagttgttctgtgcttctaggtcttctccttggtatcccaatcttcctggatgatgaaaacctttttttaagtatatatacgcccctagtggacctggacccttaaaatcgtcaaattccactcaaaaaaggctttttcagcgaaatcgGCGACCAGCCGCGCCTCGGGCGGCCGTCTCAGCTCTCCGGGCGGGCGCCTCAGCTCccgggcggccgccccagctcccaggcgggcgcctggagcctgtttggaaaaaattctgatgaatcttgttttggccataacttgagttctactcgtcagaattaggcgattcaactgcccacgcgaagctaacgagattctctacaacttgaaaatggcctaggcttccaattctgatcactttttatcataatTCCTTTAAAAACTCTTTTCTTCAGTTAActaatacctgaaatgcaataacacaaaacacatcaaaataccaacaaattgagttcaaaacaccaatttaagcttgtaatgaagcgttccaagtgaATATAAATACACTTATCAATTACTAACTAGAAGCCTCAGTAAGTTATTATACCAAGCAATATTACTTCAAAAAAACTGTAAGTAACATATATAAGGTACGTGTATGCTTTCAAGTGCTCAAGGACGGCCAGCGGACCTAGAAAACTTTTGAATATAGGATGAAGTCCATCACGAGGAAACTTCTTTTCTCTTTTAACAGATTCCTCCGAAGGCTTTTCTTTTCTCTTGTAATATAAACAAAATGCTTTAGCACAGGGCCTCTCCAATGCATCTATTTCAGTAAAAGAATCCAGTAACACCCGAACCACATCTGAGTAATGATCAAGTATTGTCTGAGGGAAACGCCCATAAACAGTTTCTCCACTAGCAATTGCTTGATCAATTTTAGACATGAGATTATTCACATCATGTGAAACCTCCTCCTCAGTTGGAGCAGCCCTGATTGGCTTtgagagaaagagatgaagatcTAAAATATGAGGCATATCGTCAGAAGTGACAAATGAAAATACAGTACCAGTTCGACCAGCCCTTGCAGCTCGTCCTACTCGATGGACAAAAAGCTTAGGTCTAGATGGGAAATCCCAGTTAATTACATTATCAAGCAAAGGAATGTCAATTCCCCTAGCTGCAACATCAGTCACGATCAGCAGCATATTCTTTCTTGCCCTAAACTTTGATACATGCATCTTGCGAGCATCTTGGTCCATATCACCATAGCAAACAGATGGCTGAATACCCCTTTCTTCAAAAAGAACATTGAGAAACTCAACATGATATTTTGTGGAAACAAAAATTAACGTATGTTCACCAGAACTAATCATCTCCTCAATTAAGTACAACAATGCAGCATGTTTTTCTTCCTGCCTTAAAGTGAAAAAGAAAAGTTTCAAGTTAGGGCTAATCTTAGTCTCCAAATCAAGCAGAACAAGATGAGGATCTCGTAAACTAGCTTTAGCAAATTCGACAAGGGCACTTGGTAAAGTTGCACTGAAGAGCAAGGTTTTGGCGATTGTCATTTAAATGGGAGAAAAATTGATGCAGCTGCTCATCAAATCCCATGCTAAAAATAGAGTCAGCTTCATAAAAAACCAGGTACTCCACACTACGCAATGACACATGTTCAACCTCCGACAAATGGTGTAAGAGCCTATCAGGGGTTGCAATAATGATATCAGGGTTCAGCGCCAACTCTTTTATAAATTGACTTTCCAAACTATCCCCTTGTGTTAATAAACTAATTTGAAGATCTGCATTAAAAAACAGGAATCTTTACCTAGTGTTATCCGAAACAAGGAATTATCATTCACATCCATTAAAAACATGGGGTTAAAAAAACGAGTTAATGAAAATAAAtagtaataattaataaaataggTACCAGTAAATAATCCAAAATCCTGAGCAGATTTAAAAGTGTGAAGCGCAGAAACTCTAGTGGGGGACAAAATTAAAGCCCTGGGGCCAGCGGCTTGATGAGAATGATTCCGCAACATCTCGAACATGGGTAACAGAAACGCCGCCGTTTTGCCAGAACCGTTGCTAGCCACGGCCAGAACATCTGATCCAGAGTTTATAAGCGGAATGGTTTTGCGTTGAACTGGGGTGGGAACGTCGTATCCTTTTCGTTCAATTCCTTTTATTATACTTGGATTTAAACCTGACGACTGGAAAGTTATGGCCATTATTTGAGTTTGATTAGCTACACACTAGGAAGCACGACACTCCAAAAATGATGCCGTATGTGTGTCGGACACGGCCGACACGGCGACACGGCACCGACACGGCTGAGTACGTGTCCGACACGCCACATGGCGTGTCGACAAAAAAAGTCAACCGACACGCGACCGACACGGGTTCGACACGGCCCACCGACTCAGCCCATATAAAAAACCCCAAAATCATCTTAAAAAAACCCAAAATCTTTTTTTAAAACTCAAATCATCTTATATTAACCCTAATTTTGTGTATCTCTGTCTTTTATAACCTCCCCTCTTCATCTTTTATAACCctatatatatacaatcaaatatatacatacatctatatatataaaatacatataaatatattttttatatttttataactTTTTTTTGCCGTGTCGCGTATCCAGGATACTTTAATAATTGACGAATCCCCGTATCCCGTGTCCCCGTATCGGTGTGGGTTCTTCCTAGAATACCCAGGAGTGAGAGTTTGCATGTAAGTGTTAATTTACAGGTTAACGAATACAACAGACGTAGGGTTTTGTTAAATACGTACTACGTTAAACCCCCTTCTACATGATGGGCCTTTGCGCTCCCTTGTGCACTATTCCTTCTCAAACtttttttttctattattttttcTATTTCATTTTATTCTTTAGAGAAAACATTTCTCTTTAGTACCTCATATTTATCTTCCAAATGCATCTATCCTCATAAACTCATCCCAGCCTCAATCTACTAAAAAATGATATTCAAGAAGTACATGTTACAGTTATACTTCTTAATTCTTACTTGTTTATCACTTATCGTCTTAGGTTTATTACTTATTGTCTCAGGTATTGAGTACAATTATCAAGCACTTTGTTAGAACATATAATAAATTGTAAGGCTAATTAatcaaatatataaaaaaaatcagtaaTGTTGACAACTGTCATACGTTGTACAGAGTTCTAAATGTCTAGTGATTTAGTTATGTGTACACGATTGCAAATGCAGGTGTCCTATTCTGCAGTTCCTTTTTTACTTACTGAAGTACAATGATCAAGATAAGTAAACCGGAACAAAGCCACGATGGTCCCCCTAACAAGAATTTTTTTGATTACATTTATCAAGGCAAGAAGACGGAAACAAAGCCACATTGACAACTCTAACAAGGCAACTACATTGTGACGGACAGCCAAAAGCGTCAACAAGTAGTTACACACAAATCTCCAACATCACTGCCAAGAGCACTGCAAGCTATTAAGCCACTAGCCACCCACAAGGTGCAACAGAGTATAACCTGCAGGCTAACAAAGTGGCCACACATTACTGGGAGGCAAATTTGAACCACAAAGGATGACCCCAAAACCAAAACCCCATTCTGAATTCTGTTATTCTGTTTACTGTAATTTATTCACATTTATCCACTATTTTTTCAGAAAAATTGGCTGCTTCGGCATATCAATCTTTGGTTATTGTCGATAAGGGTGTTTGTCTAGATCAAGAAATTTGTCATGAAAGGAACAAGAGGCCAAGATATATTGTCACCATGTGCCTATCCAAGCAACAAAATATACACTTCAAAACATAGATTGGAAATAAATTTGCTATTGAACAGAAAACAAATTGATAAAAGCATTAAACGGAACAGGTTAACAGGAAACTAAGGCATGTACTTTTCAGCAACAACCACTAGCTGCTGCATCTTGTGCAGGAGCCTGTTTGAATATATTCCGTTTGCCAGCAGTAGACCCGTCTGCTAAGAGACTAGGTGTTTCCAAAATCTGCATATAAGAAAAAACACAAACAGAGATGGTTAACGTACTGCAGGTGAGCACAATTGTAATTCTTGTCAAGGTTTAAACAAACATCAGAGAAGTTCCAATATATCAAATAAGAGCACAGCCACACAATCAGTATCTATACATAAGCAATCAACAGATGCACGACGGAAACTATCGACCTGGTATGTagtaaaataatatatatgtgatatataaaTGGACCACAATCCAACGTTTCAGTTAACTAACAGTTCCTTGCATATTGCTTCCACAAAATTGAACCAATTTGTGATAGGACCATTGGTAACTAAATGGCACACGTCACAGCACATCTTTTCATCTTGAAGCAACACTTTCGgtgatttttgttttattttaagGGCATTTGTTTTATTTGTCCAAAATTGTTTTGGTAATGAAATTTGTACCATTCCATGGTCACAAGACAAATCAAGATTTATCATGATGACATAAAATCAAGTAAAACATACTTGATGCTCAAAATAGAGCATGAGATACAAGTGAGAACTTAATGAACATACACAAAAACTGCAAGGATATAAGATGTTAAGGATCACTTATACCTTCAATACCAGTTCCTCGAAACATTGCTCTACATTGACCCTTGTTTTTGCACTGCATTCAATGAAGAGGCATCCATATTCCCGAGCAAAGTCAATCCCCTCTTTCTTGGTGACAACCCTTTCACTTTCCTGACAAGAAGGTCAGCAAGAACTAAATGAAACCCACCcacaaaaaaaaaaaattgctcCATTGTCTAAGAATGCCAAGAGCTTGTGAAATAACATAAATTTTCTCACAGATACTATAAAGTAGTATGATGGCATTAGGGTACAAGCAACTAAGTGTACCGGTGCAGGTGCACGAGATCTTGATCAAGTTTATAAGCAGATACCTTATCAACTTTGTTGCCAACAAGCATCTTGATGCAATCTTGATTTGTTGAATACAGATCAATTTCTTTGGACCATATGTCCGACAAATTTGTGAAAGTGTCTCTCCGTGTTACATCATAAACTGCTCAGGTGCAAGGACATATTTAGGTATGTAATATGAAGTACAAATCACATAATTCTAAGTTAAACAGTCATAAATCAGGATCAGAAGTAATAAGTGTTTTTGCTAAATATCATACGTAATACTGTGACAATCTCAAACAAGGCAGATTGAGAGGTTTGACAAAATTAGAAAAAGTATGCAATGGATAAGCATTGACAAAGAACATATGTGAAAGTAATTGGCAGTAACAGCTTCGACCTTCATAACAAATCTAAACCTCATTCCACATCAATATCTTGTTACTTATAAAAAACATTAGAAATCAATTGGATTGAAAAAATATTTACTAGTGCTGGGCATCTAACAAGCTGCAACATCAAAACTTCACTCAAGTCCAATAACTATAACAAATTCATTGTATATCCCCCTTACCAACTTCCAAAACAAGAAGTCTAGGGGGACCGCATGCTATACCCCCACCACAACTACAAAATAATAATAAGAGTTAATTGCGGTACATCCCTGAAATTCTGTCCGGAATAACTTCACATAGGACTTTGCAACCCATCAATTTATAAACTACACTTTGACCCACTAAACTTTTCATCCCTTTCACAATTGTTTGTCAATAAAAGCTAACCGCCTCAAATACTCAAAATTTTATGGTATTTTGGATATGTGGAACATAGACGGTCATAACTAGGAAGGGAAGATGAAAATCAAAACTCCAGAACTACCCAGACAATACCTAGCAATCATATTAGTCCTAGCAACTGCATCTTTAATTGGCATCATGTCAACAATCTATGAATATTAACAAATTAATTATCTTAAATTAACCCACTCGACATCACAATCTCAGAGATAATATTCTTTTCTGGAATTCGTTTATTAAGTGTTTCTGCCTTTGTAATTGATCCTTTCTTCAAATAACCTCTAACCCTTATAGTGCATGAAACAATATTTCTCCCGGGCACTGAATCATATACCTTTCGAGCATTCTTTATAATTGTGTCACGTAACCAAAAACTAAACCATTTAGAAAAAAATTACACTTCTTTTTCCATCAGGAGATTCGGTTTCGGCTTCATTTAGAAGGTTTTCCAGAAATATTTGGTAATTATTGAGTCCCGTAAAACAACAAAAATTTTCAGGAAACTATATATGAGAATTCCCTTATTTTGAAACTGTTTTCTCTAACTTTATATAGTATTTAcgtatttataaattatctttcCTATTTATTCCAACGAAACTGGTTAAAAGTAATATTACATAATTTGAGAACTAGGAATCATGAACGGATGATGATGGTGCATTAAACTAGCTCGGGTAAATTAACTGTGAAACATTCACCATCCCAAACATTTCCGAGGAGGCACAATAAAACTTCTTCACTCGAGAAGTAGGGCAAGGTCTGCAGTCTATACTTCAAGGAGGGGTATCTGCATCTCACTCTTTATACGAGTGGGATACGTTGTGTCCATCTGGTTCGGTTTACGATGTCTCTCCATGCTTTTTAAACTGATGGCAATAAACATTATATGCCTCAAAATCACACTTAAATTACTTTATTAATCAAGAAATTCTAATAGTGGCGAGCTAGAAAATTAAACCAAGTCTTACAGCTAAAATGCTACACAAGCAATGTTGTCCATACACAAACAAAAAAAGTCTATTTCCCGATGAACATGCGGTATATAATTGTCGGGATGCCCCAAAACATTAGGAGCATAAAAAATGAAAATGGAAGAAAGGCTATCCAACCAACTAGATCCTTTACATAATAATAAGGGTAAGAAGCAATTTTATCCATATGAATTTATACCTAATGGATTATTTGATATCCATATGTGATTTCCCGAAGAACATGCAGATTATTCAGAAGAATAAACATAGGAATGTTTAACGCTAATACAATGCATACATAATCAATAAATTGCTTAAGCAAAAGAAATCATACCCATTATCACTCCTTGGGCTCCTCTGTAGTATGAGCTGGTTAAAGTTCGGAATCGCTCCTGACCAGCTGCATAATATATTAAGAAAACTTGTTCAGTTGTTCTAATTATATCCTAATTATATAGCACAAAAAATGGTATAAGCAAATTATTGAGCATATATCATTATTGCAAGAAGCCAGGGAGGGGTACATATAAATTGTATGGCTGTATGTTCCATACAAGTTGAAGCGGATCTGCAATATCTCCACACTTTTCATTCAATTTCATCCCTCATGACACAAAATATACAAATTtcaagtatatatataatataatatattttaccTGTGTCCCAAATTGCAAGCTTCAACTTTTTACCCCCAAGGGTAACATGCTTAACCTTAAAATCCACCCCTGCACAATGTGGATAGCAATATTAGCAATATCATGACAACAAACCACACATATAAATAACATAGCTATCCCCCACATAAAATTAACCTTTTACTCTGCCCATTTGGATAAACTTAAAATTAATACTTGCGACTTAAAAGTTGCTTAAAGTGGTAAGTAAAATGTGAAAATTTGAAGTCAATAGGTAATTTCGTATTATAGGTAACTTATGACttattaaaaatgtaaaaaaataaataaatttggtGACTTGTCCATTTGAATGATGATATTAacttataaaaataaaatcataaaaaaaattgcTTGAGAAAGTAACTCACACCAACTTCTTACTTTAAGctgttttttttaatttgtcattttttgaaaaaaaacatACATTTCTCAACTGAAAGTAGAAAATCACTTCAAGCCTACACAACAGGCTCCCTGTCTCAGTCCCCTTTATTGCTGCGTTATTCTAATAAATACTAAAAAAACATGTAATCTCTGTTGTTATGCTTCTCAAGTCCAGGAAACCAAACATCACATTAAACCTTCAATTAAAACCTCGACTGCAAATGATTAACCACTATTTGGGTGCAAAATAACTACGTAGAAGATCACTGCCACTAGTACCATACCCCAATCTTTTATGTGTAATGAAGTAAAAAATACAAGGATCTCACTTATATCTGTAATATCCGTAATTTTGAGCAGTGTATAGTCTCATTTGAACAATCAGAGTTCTCCACTTCCGAAACTTAATCAAAAAAAATACTCAAATCACTAAACAAAACAGTACAAGCAACAAAATTAAAAACAAGCAAAAATAAAAGAACAACATTAAATGAAattaaaaaaaggaaaaagaaaatacCAATAGTAGGAGAAAGATCTTCAAAGGTGTTAGAAGTGAAACTCAAAAGCAAACTACTTTTGCCTACACCTGAATCCCCAATCATCAGTAATTTGAACAAGTAATCAAACTCTGGTTGACTCGATTGATCCATTGCCATCCTTTTCAAAccctaaaattaattaattacagataaattaatttattactattaataaaaatacaaaaaatgaAGATTACTAGCGCGATGTAAAAGTCAAATGAATTGAAGAGAAGGTACCTTTGTTAACGAGTATGAATTAGGGTATTGATGAGGATGAATACAGATACAGAGATTGTGTATGTATAATTGCGTGTTGTGTACTTTGATGATGAAGAATAAAATAGAAAAGATTGAAGAAATGAGATAAAAGCGAAAGGAAGTTGCAGAGCGCACTACAAAGTCCTTTTGTTTATTGTCCCTCATTAAGGTAGTCGGTAAAGCTGTGGTCCCACAATTTCTTTTTCCGAATTTTAATGAGTTAATTACCAAGTAGAGATATAATTACCGTTTCTAAGTGTATCAAGAAAGTTACTAATTACAGATTTGACTCAAAGctcatttaaaaatttgtatcaaaaatatattatatcgttagtcaaaatttttaaaaatattatatattaaatttcacatatttttcataaataatattatatccaaatgaaagattctgagttgtagtattttagataatttttttagatttttaaaaatctatctattatttatttttatttagatcaaataaaacaatcaaaaaattaaaaataaatagttgataaaaatttaaaaaactaaaaatattatttaaaatagcAGAATTCATAacctttcatttggatgtaatattaatatcattcataaaaaatgtgtgTTACTCagtatataatatttttaagaatttctACTAACGATAGCGTGATAGttttgatacaaattttcaaatgagTGACTTATTTTAGTCAGTTTTGTAATCACTGACTCACTTGATATATTTGAACTAGTAAGTGACCTAATTCATAATTAACTCAAATTTTAATTGGTCATTTAAAGAGAAAAAAATAGAGTTAAATTCATGTGTATACAAGAGCATATTCAACAAGAGATAGCCAACATAATTGCTAATTTTGtcaaattattattatatatatattaattaatattttatttttactcaATTTTAAATAAACTTCTATTATAATAGTTAgcaatttttaaattttttctctaaaataaataataaatgacCCATAAACTAAAAAGTTTATTATTAATATACACTtcttatacttatatatatataaaacaatgatcaaatacaaactaaaattaaaatagaaactatgAACCAATCTAAACCATTAGATCTACCTAATCTACTGGTCCCCCTAAATCACCCCACCCAATTACTATGCACCTTCCTACACCCAATTTTAACTTTTCCgttccgtttttaatttgatttttcccgtcaaaccgtaagttttttttttaaaatccgatttgACTATattttctacatctctcaacaatcgatttgcataccatatgtgttatatttcgaattaatttttttaaaaaaattatttggtttctagtttctattctaaattggtttctattgaaatagcccctatatatatatataagctaCTATAATAGAATCctatttaaaataaaaactagaaactagTGAAACCCACCTAATTATAACGGCTCAGCCCAACCCATTAAATCAATTCATTTACATATTAAAGCAGATATACATACACCCAACTCTATATCACCATTAGCACTACAATCGCTTACACCTTCTTCTCCATCTTCCATTACAGCTAGTCAATTACCATATTAAATCACCACATATCTCTAATGATCACTGTCATCGTTGATCTACTTCCGCCATTTTAGATCTCCAAATATTTTACACCAACACCTACTACTAAACTTTTCAATCCCAATTGTCAAATACATAAATTTTGACGACTTCTTCTTTCTTCCGCTTCGATCTTCATTTATCTACACTCATTAAATTCGATTATATTTAAAGATACCGGATTTAACTTTTCGCCACTGATTCATGTATAAATCACTAAATTGTATGACAAAAATCACTAATTAATATCACGAAAATCACTGGGTGTATTATAAAAATCattaatttatatttttgttGATGTTTGAAATTTGGGCTAATAGCTGGAGTGTGTGTGACTATAAACAACGATGATGTGTGAATAGGGGTTATGAAGATATACAtatgtataatatatataatgatgtTTAGTGTTGATAATGAGATAATTTGTGATAATTAGAGGATGTGTTAATGGCATGAATTGCTGTTATGATAGAGGTGTAATATTGTGCTTGATTGAATTTTGAAACGATGGTGAAGATGCAACATGTTGATAATGTAAAACAGGGGGCTGGGAAATTAATGGGATACCAGCCGGGCGTGAGATAAAGATGAAAGAAGTTTGTGTGGTCCAGATTTAATGTAATTTAAAATAATGAGTGGGTATGGttagtttctagtttctattttaaaagtggtttgtatttgatcattcatatttatatatatgcatgtctgtgtGTGTATAGACTcatgttttaaaataaaaactaaaaccCCCTATTTAACATTATTCATCCACCTCACTTTCACTTTACTTTCACTTTACTGTAACCCAAAACCCCGAGTCCTCCCCCAAATCCCAAAACCCCACCCTTGAACCTACCAACCTGCTACCACCGCCATCACCCCCACTACCTCCATCATTCCT is a genomic window containing:
- the LOC141712899 gene encoding ras-related protein RABC1-like, with the protein product MRDNKQKDFVVRSATSFRFYLISSIFSILFFIIKVHNTQLYIHNLCICIHPHQYPNSYSLTKGLKRMAMDQSSQPEFDYLFKLLMIGDSGVGKSSLLLSFTSNTFEDLSPTIGVDFKVKHVTLGGKKLKLAIWDTAGQERFRTLTSSYYRGAQGVIMVYDVTRRDTFTNLSDIWSKEIDLYSTNQDCIKMLVGNKVDKESERVVTKKEGIDFAREYGCLFIECSAKTRVNVEQCFEELVLKILETPSLLADGSTAGKRNIFKQAPAQDAAASGCC